The Candidatus Binatia bacterium genomic interval GCCGATGCCGCGCACCTCGGTGAGGGGCTCGATGATCGCCTCGTCGTCCACGTGATGGATCTCGGCGGCCCCTTCGCGCGAGGTCAGGACCTCACCACGAAGCACCGCAGACCACGAAGCGAGAAAGCCGCAAGCCAAGAAATCTCTCTTTGACCCAAGTGACCAGCTGGACTACGCTGCGGCGCCCAGGTCGACTTCGATCCCCGCGAACCGAGCAATCGGGATCAACGTCTTGCGCTTGCCCTCCTCCTTCAGTTCGATCAATCCAAGGTCCCCGAGAAACCTGACGTCGGCGTAGACGTTCTTGAAGTCGCGCTTGAGGCTGCGCGCCAGCGCCGCGATCGACGGTGGTTTGAGGACCGGGATGCGGGCCAAGATCTCCAGGCGCGGCGCAGACAGCACTTTGCCCAGCACCTCCCAGCTCGCAACGGTGATCACCGCTCGCTTGGAAACGGATTTGCCCCCAAGTGCCTTCTTCCAGCGCGCGTGAGTCTGCGACAGCGGCTCGACCGCGATACGTACACGCTTGAGCTTCATGGCTCGAAACCTGCCTTTCTGACCAGCTCCCAGAAGTCCTTCAGGAGCTGGTCGTCGTCCGTGTAGTGGAAGGGCCGCTCCTCTTTGCCCAGATGCAAATGGGGTCCCTTGGGATTGTGGTTGTCGACGCCGATCAGCACCTCTCCGTGCGCAACCAAGAACAGGGAGAACTTGCGCCCAGCAAGATACTTCTCCGACCTTAGGACTTCCCACACTTTGAGTTCCACGACTCCCGCCGAGTTCAGCGACGGCGACCAGACCAGCCGTTTCTCATGAAAGACAAGTCTGGCCTTCATCTATGGTGAGACTACCATAGATCCAACGGCCAAGGCGAATCGCGTCGATGCGATCGGCGCCCAGCACGGGAGTCAGTCCTGGAAAGCAGCAATTAGCCGTGCCCCGATCCTGGCGACCTGGCGGTCGTCGCGCTGGTGCTGCGCCGCGGCCGGACGACGCTGGCCCACTTCATGCGCCGGCTGCTGACGGGCTAGAGCGTCAGCTTCAACCGGCGGCATCAGCCAGAGCAGCGTCGCGGAACATCTGTGGATAGTT includes:
- a CDS encoding DUF6516 family protein, yielding MKARLVFHEKRLVWSPSLNSAGVVELKVWEVLRSEKYLAGRKFSLFLVAHGEVLIGVDNHNPKGPHLHLGKEERPFHYTDDDQLLKDFWELVRKAGFEP